One genomic segment of Streptosporangium album includes these proteins:
- a CDS encoding Tn3 family transposase: protein MRENTPRQVIRKRLLLVLYALGTDIGIKRVADGGKHGESEAALRATRYLFVNRDNLRNAIATLVNATLRTRDEAWWGTGTACASDAKKFGSCSCNLMTECHVRYGVMIYWRVERKSVGQVRHRAEATHRQGRAGAAPLHPRRTHASHLPRHRGGRRAVKSIFIAEYMASEELRREIHEGLQAVENRNSANADLFYGKAGTIGGTDRESQEVSMLARHLLQSALVFVNTILVQSLL, encoded by the coding sequence GTGAGGGAGAACACCCCGCGGCAGGTGATCCGTAAACGCCTGCTGCTGGTGCTGTACGCGCTGGGCACCGACATCGGGATCAAGCGGGTGGCCGACGGCGGCAAGCACGGTGAGAGCGAGGCGGCGCTGCGCGCCACCCGCTATCTGTTCGTCAACCGCGACAACCTGCGCAACGCGATCGCAACGTTGGTGAACGCCACCCTGCGGACGCGCGATGAGGCCTGGTGGGGCACTGGCACCGCGTGCGCGAGCGATGCGAAGAAGTTCGGCTCGTGCTCCTGCAACCTCATGACCGAGTGCCACGTCCGCTACGGCGTGATGATCTACTGGCGCGTCGAGCGCAAGTCGGTTGGTCAGGTACGCCACCGCGCTGAAGCTACGCACCGGCAAGGCCGAGCAGGTGCTGCGCCGCTTCACCCGCGGCGGACCCACGCATCCCACCTACCGCGCCATCGAGGAGGTCGCCGGGCGGTCAAGTCGATCTTCATCGCCGAGTACATGGCCTCCGAAGAGCTACGCCGCGAGATCCATGAGGGCCTGCAGGCGGTGGAGAACCGGAACTCGGCCAACGCGGACCTGTTCTACGGCAAGGCCGGCACCATCGGCGGCACCGACCGGGAGAGCCAGGAGGTCTCCATGCTCGCCCGGCATCTGCTGCAGTCGGCCCTGGTCTTCGTCAACACCATCCTGGTTCAGTCGCTCCTCTGA
- a CDS encoding SDR family oxidoreductase, with protein MRIAVAGATGNIGALTVAALVRDGHDVVRISRSLGVDLSTGDGLDDALAGVEAVIDATNGPATDRAETVAYFGTATRNLLAAEERTGVHHHVLLSIAGIGRIEGNAHYAGKREQERLVSAGPVPWTIVPTTQFHDFAAMVASWTEQDGTATIAPLLVQPIAPADVAEVLAEIATGEPQGCYVDVAGPEPQDLVDMARRTNQARGRAVKLIPTWSAGFGPAMAGNVLLPGEGARIAPTTFDEWLAEQR; from the coding sequence CGCCCTCGTACGGGACGGGCACGACGTCGTGCGCATCAGCCGCTCGCTCGGCGTGGACCTGTCGACCGGTGACGGGCTCGACGACGCCCTCGCCGGCGTCGAGGCGGTCATCGACGCCACCAACGGACCGGCGACCGACCGGGCCGAGACGGTGGCGTACTTCGGCACCGCCACGCGGAACCTGCTCGCCGCCGAGGAACGGACCGGTGTCCATCACCATGTGCTGCTCTCGATCGCCGGGATCGGTCGCATCGAGGGCAACGCACACTACGCCGGCAAGCGGGAGCAGGAGCGCCTCGTGTCCGCGGGACCGGTGCCGTGGACGATCGTCCCGACCACACAGTTCCACGACTTCGCTGCGATGGTGGCGAGCTGGACCGAGCAGGACGGCACCGCCACGATCGCACCGCTGCTCGTGCAGCCGATCGCACCCGCGGACGTGGCCGAAGTCCTCGCCGAGATCGCGACGGGCGAGCCGCAGGGGTGTTATGTCGACGTCGCCGGGCCCGAGCCACAGGACCTGGTGGACATGGCCCGGCGCACCAACCAGGCGCGCGGCCGCGCGGTGAAGCTCATTCCGACGTGGTCGGCAGGGTTCGGCCCGGCGATGGCCGGCAATGTGCTGCTGCCCGGAGAGGGCGCCCGCATCGCGCCGACCACCTTCGACGAATGGCTCGCGGAACAGCGATAG